From a single Canis aureus isolate CA01 chromosome 5, VMU_Caureus_v.1.0, whole genome shotgun sequence genomic region:
- the SIAH1 gene encoding E3 ubiquitin-protein ligase SIAH1 isoform X1 translates to MTGKSPLPFPYSWRGVLLTCLPAAGTRKRKEMSRQTATALPTGTSKCTPSQRVPALTGTTASNNDLASLFECPVCFDYVLPPILQCQSGHLVCSNCRPKLTCCPTCRGPLGSIRNLAMEKVANSVLFPCKYASSGCEITLPHTEKADHEELCEFRPYSCPCPGASCKWQGSLDAVMPHLMHQHKSITTLQGEDIVFLATDINLPGAVDWVMMQSCFGFHFMLVLEKQEKYDGHQQFFAIVQLIGTRKQAENFAYRLELNGHRRRLTWEATPRSIHEGIATAIMNSDCLVFDTSIAQLFAENGNLGINVTISMC, encoded by the exons ATGACCGGGAAGTCTCCCTTACCTTTTCCGTACTCCTGGAGGGGCGTCTTGCTCACATGTCTGCCAGCAGCTGggacaaggaagagaaaag AAATGAGCCGCCAGACTGCAACAGCATTACCTACTGGAACCTCAAAGTGTACCCCGTCTCAGAGGGTGCCCGCCCTGACTGGCACAACCGCATCCAACAATGACTTGGCGAGTCTTTTTGAGTGTCCGGTCTGCTTTGACTATGTGTTACCACCCATTCTTCAGTGTCAGAGTGGCCATCTTGTTTGTAGCAACTGTCGCCCAAAGCTCACATGTTGTCCAACCTGCCGGGGCCCTTTGGGATCCATTCGCAACTTGGCTATGGAGAAAGTGGCCAATTCCGTACTTTTCCCTTGTAAATATGCCTCTTCTGGATGTGAAATAACTTTGCCACACACAGAAAAAGCAGACCACGAAGAGCTCTGTGAGTTTAGGCCTTATTCATGTCCGTGCCCTGGTGCTTCCTGTAAATGGCAAGGCTCTTTGGATGCTGTCATGCCCCATCTGATGCATCAGCATAAGTCCATTACGACCCTACAGGGAGAGGATATAGTTTTCCTTGCAACAGACATTAACCTTCCTGGTGCTGTTGACTGGGTGATGATGCAGTCCTGTTTTGGCTTTCACTTCATGTTAGTATTGGAGAAACAGGAAAAGTATGATGGTCACCAGCAGTTCTTTGCAATTGTACAGCTGATAGGAACACGCAAGCAAGCTGAAAATTTTGCTTATCGACTTGAGCTAAATGGTCATAGGCGGCGATTGACTTGGGAAGCGACTCCGCGCTCTATTCATGAGGGAATTGCCACGGCCATTATGAATAGTGACTGCCTAGTCTTTGACACCAGCATTGCACAGCTTTTTGCAGAAAATGGCAATTTAGGCATCAATGTAACTATTTCCATGTGTTGA
- the SIAH1 gene encoding E3 ubiquitin-protein ligase SIAH1 isoform X2 has protein sequence MGTEMDTHSKKAAQSKTRMKQMPSKEMSRQTATALPTGTSKCTPSQRVPALTGTTASNNDLASLFECPVCFDYVLPPILQCQSGHLVCSNCRPKLTCCPTCRGPLGSIRNLAMEKVANSVLFPCKYASSGCEITLPHTEKADHEELCEFRPYSCPCPGASCKWQGSLDAVMPHLMHQHKSITTLQGEDIVFLATDINLPGAVDWVMMQSCFGFHFMLVLEKQEKYDGHQQFFAIVQLIGTRKQAENFAYRLELNGHRRRLTWEATPRSIHEGIATAIMNSDCLVFDTSIAQLFAENGNLGINVTISMC, from the coding sequence AAATGAGCCGCCAGACTGCAACAGCATTACCTACTGGAACCTCAAAGTGTACCCCGTCTCAGAGGGTGCCCGCCCTGACTGGCACAACCGCATCCAACAATGACTTGGCGAGTCTTTTTGAGTGTCCGGTCTGCTTTGACTATGTGTTACCACCCATTCTTCAGTGTCAGAGTGGCCATCTTGTTTGTAGCAACTGTCGCCCAAAGCTCACATGTTGTCCAACCTGCCGGGGCCCTTTGGGATCCATTCGCAACTTGGCTATGGAGAAAGTGGCCAATTCCGTACTTTTCCCTTGTAAATATGCCTCTTCTGGATGTGAAATAACTTTGCCACACACAGAAAAAGCAGACCACGAAGAGCTCTGTGAGTTTAGGCCTTATTCATGTCCGTGCCCTGGTGCTTCCTGTAAATGGCAAGGCTCTTTGGATGCTGTCATGCCCCATCTGATGCATCAGCATAAGTCCATTACGACCCTACAGGGAGAGGATATAGTTTTCCTTGCAACAGACATTAACCTTCCTGGTGCTGTTGACTGGGTGATGATGCAGTCCTGTTTTGGCTTTCACTTCATGTTAGTATTGGAGAAACAGGAAAAGTATGATGGTCACCAGCAGTTCTTTGCAATTGTACAGCTGATAGGAACACGCAAGCAAGCTGAAAATTTTGCTTATCGACTTGAGCTAAATGGTCATAGGCGGCGATTGACTTGGGAAGCGACTCCGCGCTCTATTCATGAGGGAATTGCCACGGCCATTATGAATAGTGACTGCCTAGTCTTTGACACCAGCATTGCACAGCTTTTTGCAGAAAATGGCAATTTAGGCATCAATGTAACTATTTCCATGTGTTGA
- the SIAH1 gene encoding E3 ubiquitin-protein ligase SIAH1 isoform X3, protein MSRQTATALPTGTSKCTPSQRVPALTGTTASNNDLASLFECPVCFDYVLPPILQCQSGHLVCSNCRPKLTCCPTCRGPLGSIRNLAMEKVANSVLFPCKYASSGCEITLPHTEKADHEELCEFRPYSCPCPGASCKWQGSLDAVMPHLMHQHKSITTLQGEDIVFLATDINLPGAVDWVMMQSCFGFHFMLVLEKQEKYDGHQQFFAIVQLIGTRKQAENFAYRLELNGHRRRLTWEATPRSIHEGIATAIMNSDCLVFDTSIAQLFAENGNLGINVTISMC, encoded by the coding sequence ATGAGCCGCCAGACTGCAACAGCATTACCTACTGGAACCTCAAAGTGTACCCCGTCTCAGAGGGTGCCCGCCCTGACTGGCACAACCGCATCCAACAATGACTTGGCGAGTCTTTTTGAGTGTCCGGTCTGCTTTGACTATGTGTTACCACCCATTCTTCAGTGTCAGAGTGGCCATCTTGTTTGTAGCAACTGTCGCCCAAAGCTCACATGTTGTCCAACCTGCCGGGGCCCTTTGGGATCCATTCGCAACTTGGCTATGGAGAAAGTGGCCAATTCCGTACTTTTCCCTTGTAAATATGCCTCTTCTGGATGTGAAATAACTTTGCCACACACAGAAAAAGCAGACCACGAAGAGCTCTGTGAGTTTAGGCCTTATTCATGTCCGTGCCCTGGTGCTTCCTGTAAATGGCAAGGCTCTTTGGATGCTGTCATGCCCCATCTGATGCATCAGCATAAGTCCATTACGACCCTACAGGGAGAGGATATAGTTTTCCTTGCAACAGACATTAACCTTCCTGGTGCTGTTGACTGGGTGATGATGCAGTCCTGTTTTGGCTTTCACTTCATGTTAGTATTGGAGAAACAGGAAAAGTATGATGGTCACCAGCAGTTCTTTGCAATTGTACAGCTGATAGGAACACGCAAGCAAGCTGAAAATTTTGCTTATCGACTTGAGCTAAATGGTCATAGGCGGCGATTGACTTGGGAAGCGACTCCGCGCTCTATTCATGAGGGAATTGCCACGGCCATTATGAATAGTGACTGCCTAGTCTTTGACACCAGCATTGCACAGCTTTTTGCAGAAAATGGCAATTTAGGCATCAATGTAACTATTTCCATGTGTTGA